In Arachis hypogaea cultivar Tifrunner chromosome 2, arahy.Tifrunner.gnm2.J5K5, whole genome shotgun sequence, a genomic segment contains:
- the LOC112751587 gene encoding CBL-interacting serine/threonine-protein kinase 11 has product MPGTQNNTFMEASASNGVVLFGKYEILELAGVGASAKVYHARRVDTGESVAVKAVSKRQLSTRDGYAEQIEREISIMRRMHHPHTVRLFEVLATKAKIYYVMEYAAGGELLRRVSSAGRMTENLARRYFQQLISAVAYCHSHGVFHRDLKLENLLVDENMDLKVTDFGLSAGRSQFGPDGLLHTICGTPAYVAPEILAKKGYRGGSVDIWSCGVILFTIVAGYLPFNDYNITLLYRKIYRGQFRYPKWVSCDFKRFVSRLLDRDPETRITIDEILKDPWFCRGGYKYPTRVVPELDEDHVMLKDLNAFDLISFSSGFDISGLLTHSEYLNCVERFVSKEEPESILERVKIMGAKMERVRVEKDENACAGVRLEGLDGNYVIAVRIYRLMNELVVIEVKRKEKKVGGGNFWRTRLKPLLLELALR; this is encoded by the coding sequence atgCCGGGGACACAAAATAACACGTTCATGGAGGCATCTGCgtcaaacggcgtcgttttgttcGGCAAATATGAGATTCTGGAATTGGCTGGAGTAGGCGCGTCAGCAAAGGTGTACCACGCTCGGCGCGTCGATACTGGCGAGAGCGTGGCGGTTAAGGCCGTTAGCAAGCGCCAGCTCAGCACTAGAGACGGTTACGCGGAGCAAATCGAGCGCGAAATTTCTATCATGCGCCGGATGCACCACCCGCACACCGTGAGGCTCTTTGAGGTACTTGCCACGAAGGCGAAGATTTACTACGTCATGGAGTACGCCGCCGGTGGCGAGCTTCTGCGCCGTGTCTCCTCCGCCGGAAGGATGACGGAGAATCTCGCCAGAAGATACTTCCAGCAGCTGATCTCCGCCGTCGCGTACTGCCACTCTCACGGCGTCTTCCACCGCGACCTCAAGCTTGAGAACCTCCTCGTCGACGAGAATATGGACCTGAAGGTGACGGATTTCGGGCTGAGTGCGGGTCGGAGTCAGTTCGGGCCAGACGGTTTGTTACACACAATTTGCGGTACTCCTGCTTACGTGGCACCTGAGATTCTCGCGAAAAAAGGCTACCGCGGAGGAAGTGTTGATATTTGGTCATGTGGTGTTATTTTATTCACTATTGTTGCGGGGTATTTACCCTTCAATGATTACAATATTACCCTTTTGTACCGAAAGATTTATCGAGGGCAGTTTCGGTATCCTAAGTGGGTCTCTTGTGATTTTAAACGCTTTGTCTCCAGGTTGTTAGATAGGGATCCAGAGACGAGAATTACTATCGACGAGATTTTGAAGGATCCGTGGTTTTGTCGGGGCGGATACAAGTATCCGACCCGAGTGGTGCCCGAGTTGGATGAAGATCATGTGATGCTGAAGGATTTGAAcgcatttgatttgatttctttcTCATCCGGATTTGACATTTCGGGTTTGCTGACCCACTCGGAGTATTTGAATTGCGTGGAGCGGTTTGTTTCTAAAGAGGAACCCGAAAGTATATTGGAGAGGGTGAAAATAATGGGGGCTAAGATGGAAAGGGTGAGAGTGGAAAAAGACGAAAATGCTTGTGCAGGTGTGAGGTTAGAGGGGTTAGATGGTAATTATGTTATTGCTGTTAGGATTTATAGATTAATGAATGAATTGGTGGTTATTGAGgtcaaaagaaaagagaaaaaagtggGAGGTGGAAATTTTTGGAGGACTAGGTTGAAACCTTTACTTCTTGAATTGGCTCTCCGTTGA